The following nucleotide sequence is from Salvia miltiorrhiza cultivar Shanhuang (shh) chromosome 7, IMPLAD_Smil_shh, whole genome shotgun sequence.
aagaAAAGAGGTTATACTTGTTGCAGGTGAAGTTCTTTCCACCCTTGCAAGCACCTTTCCATTTCTTAGGAAGAAGGCTGAAGCCTTTGTCACTGAAACTCTCCGACTCTGGCCAAATTCCAGTGTCGATGACACCAATAATTGTGTCACTCTCGACTGTGGGATTCCGGTGAACATTTTTATGAAATCCCATGAAATCCCAAGATCTTGTAGTTTCGGGGTAAAAACTTGAACTTGGAAAAATTGATACTATTCCTTCATGACCTGAATGGTATTTAGAGAAAAATAGATGCTAACTCTGAGATGAAAAATACATCATGCAGAGGATCAGCAAAAATTTCTGTGATTTAAGACTAGAAATATGCATGAATGGAACCTTACTGGCCAACTTTTCGTGTTCTTGAGCCGTGAGATAGGCTGCAAACCCGTTGAAACTTCTTGTGTAACTTCTAACTAAGGATTGTCTCAAAAACCTATCAGCAGAAAACATACATCATTGATAGATATCTAAGCATAGTGCTGTACATAAAGAATTTACTAAGTACATTTGATACCTGCTGTCAACAACTTGTTGAAGCATGTTAAAATGGTACGATGAAAGAGACCGATCTTTTTCAACAAGATTTCCCATGTACACAATGTATACCTATTTTCAGAGTTCAGACagtaaaaaaaataggaaaatatACTCCTTAAGAAGGTAAGGAACTTCGATAAAACTTACCTGTCTATCTTCTTCTGCTGCGAAAGTGTGAAGGGCGTCGCTCAAAACCAGAACAAGAACAAGTAAAATGTTGGAAGATCTAAGAGAAAAGAAATTTTTCATGATTGTGAGACCAGATTTCTCAAGCTCACTCCAATGTTAACCTTAAATGTTTATGAACTCTTCTGGTTGTAGAAATGAATCCAGTTGTTTTTGACAGGTTAGATCTAATTATGATAgaaatattgtaattttttgagTCACTAATTACCATTAAATTAACTTCCATATTGGAGGAGAAACATTAAATCAGAAATCTGCTACTCTGGTTGTTTAAAATGCTGGTGATTTTATTAATCACAACTCATAAGCACCATCATACACATAATTACAGAAGCTATTTCCTATTACATTGTCTTTTAGTCTCGCGTTTCATTTCATTAGTGCACATTATATGCACTTAATAATAGGGCGTGAAGAAGAAAGTTATAGAATTCTTTAGACGGCTCAcctaaaaataaatcatattaaCTGCAATGTAAACTACAGGTGATATGTATCAATCAATCACTTTCAGTATTGTTACATATTTTCCTCACAATCACAAGGTCTTCAGTAGAAGTAATCTGTCTAAACAGCAATTGGATTGCAAACACTGTGGGCCCCATCAAACCATTCCAGCGAGGCCGACACCATTTTCCTGTTGATCTTACCACTGATAACCACTTCAAATGATTTTCTCTCATTAGATGCTCCAAATGTTAGAATTCTAGGTCTTACTGTGATCTCATACTCTGTGCTTTTACTTACTGTCACCTTGTATGTTGAGTTTCCTGGCCCGACATTTGTAACCGTTCTTGTGAATTTTTGGGAGAAAAGTTTCCACGTTACTAGGAAAGCGACTAGTCATCGAAGGGTAGTTGAGATCCTTATGTAGAAATCCCATTGGAGCTCCAGCTGGACAGGTGAAGTTTCCTTGAAATATTTTTATCAGTGCTGCTGTTTCATTGCCCAAACTGCAAAGCATTTTGAAGTAATCCTCTTCAGATTTCTCATACACGAGGCCGGGGTCTACAGCTTTAACCGGATCAATGTGTCCGGCTCCATAGGCAAACTCTGCCAGTGGATCCCTTTTGGAATCCATTTTCCATGCTATACAAAAAAAGAAACGGAAATGGTTTTAACAAAGTAGTTGAGCAAGAAAGACTGCTAAATTGATTAACATTACCTGTTGTCATAAGGGCTGATTTGATTGCAGAAGGTGACCAGTTGGGATGAAGTGATTTTACATAAGCAGCTGATCCAGCAACGTGTGGACAAGACATCGGTGTTCCTGATAATATGCTGTACTTAACAGATCTGTGATCGCCGTTGCTTTCTGAGGGCGAAGCCACCGGTGAATATATATGCTGCCAAGATTTCCACTCCTGGCGCTGTTATATCTGGCTGGTATGTTGTTTGCAAGAATTTATCACCACATGATTCTATGATGAAATCTACTTATTTTAACAGAACCAGCAGAGAATATCTAGAATGATGGTATTTGGCCCTTTTGAAGAAAAGCCAGCAACAAAATGGGGCCTCAAGATTTTTCACTGTTTCACTGCCCAGTATCTTCACTGTGGGATTTCTGCAACCAAAATAGCAAATGTTGCAACCATTTTTTTGAGAACCACTAAATTAGAGTAAGCAAAGATCTTGATGTTACTTTGTCGAGTTGAAGTAACGCTGGACAATGTACAAGCCGTGCCCCTTCAAACCGGATGCTGCAAGAGGAGAAATGATTGACACATCAGCAACCGGATTCTGTAGCATAGACGAATCAAGGGCTACAACTGATCCAGCAGCTCCAGATTCAAAGGCTTCATATATGCCTTCAACAGTTCTGCAGAGGACTATCTTCCCCTTCACCAAATTCGTGTCTAAGTCTGGAATTCTACAAGAAATTAGGATCCATTCAGAAAAGAGAAGGGATTTCAAGACCTGAAGTTACCTCGCATCACTGATGTCGCATTTGCTTGAGACGTTGTGCCCGTACACTAAGGGAAAACCGGCTCCCATCAAGCTCATGGGATTCACCCCCTTCCCCTGCAGCGTGTGGTGTTAGTCTTTACAGAAAGATACAATCactgaaaaaagaagaaaaaaatgctGAATTGATGCATACACTCAAAATAGTTCCATTTCCAAGAgtgttggaattgtgttaaaaatgaaagtggggatttttgtcccacattggttgagctatcaaagtaggtggagacccttaggctatttaaggagttccaaggtctttgatacaattgcaccaatcactacctttagtcttgtgattacttctagtttgaaattgcttgctctttgttttagaggggtgagaggttttcaaaggcttgtaagagtgtagtggttgtgagtcgagagggtgagaaatactgtgtgattgtaaaaatttatcatatagtaatttttcagtgGGTTGTGGTtttttctccggatttggagtttccacgttaaattcttgtgttgttaaattgtgtctagtttttattcttatttcttgcttctaccaagtttggatggggaactgatttcccaacaattggtatcagagcctggctgaggtctcttgatattccaagtatgctctgtggttgtagcattgtctgatcttcCACATCAGAAAGGATTTCTTGAGAAAGATCCGGGCGGGGTGTCTCTTGCGAGACGGCTGTTCATTTTGGTGGAGAAGCGGTACGTCAAGTCAACTTCAAGTCCAAATGAAGTTCGACGTGGAGAAATTCGATGGAATTATGAATTTTGGCTTGTGGCAAGTGCAAGTCAAGGATGTGCTGATACAATCTGGGTTACACAAGGCCCTGAAAGGAAGTCCGGGTGCAGTCAAAAAGCCCGGTGCAGATGATGACGCAAACAACAAGTCCGGTATGAGTGatgaagattgggaggatctggatctgaaggcGGCAAGCACAATTCGTCTCTGCTTGGCCAAGAATGTACTTGCAAATGTACATGGGATTTCGAGTGCGAAGGAGCTTTGGGAAAAGCTGGAAGCTCTGTACCAAGCAAAAGGCATCTCGAATCGGTTGTATTTGAAGGAACAATTTCATACCTTACGGATGGATGAAGGTGTGAAGATTTCAGATCACTTGAGTATTCTCAATGGCATTATCTCTGAACTGGAGAGTATTGGAGcgaaaattgaagatgaggatAAGGCGTTGAGACTCATCTTGTCTCTTCCACGTTCCTATGAACACATGAAGCCAATATTAGTTTATGGGAAGGAAACTCTGGTCTTTGCTGAAGTCACGGGCAAACTTCTTTTGGAAGAAAGAAGGCTGATGAGTGAAGGACGTCCTTCATCGGAAAATTCAGCAATGGTGGCCTTTAGCAGAGGGAGGAAGAAAGACTTCAAGGGCGTTGTTTGTTGGAGGTGCGGAAAACCCGGCCATACGAAGCGAAACTGTCCAGGTGGAGCTTGTCAAGGTGGAGCGGATTCGGCAGAAAGCTCCGAACAAGCAGCTAACATCATTGTTGATGATGTCTTTTGAGGACATGAATATCCTTATGGCATGTCCAATGGCCATGATAGAGGATGTGACGATGTTAGTTGGACCACATGTGCATGGTTTTTGGCATGAATGCAGGTGTGTGGTGAAAAGTATGTCGATGGCTGATGACTTCTAGGAGGGCCAAAAGCTAGAAGGTTGCACCAAAATTTCAGCAAGGTTTTTTCGACATGTGCCGAAGTAAAATTCTTAGAATGGTTTATTCTAAGTGttctactcatttggtggagtaggtttattctcttttgaggatgatggttctttgtgataagaatcataattgtcggtgaagacaatggcgttttttctttcatttttaacaaggtggagattgttggaattgtgttaaaaatgaaagtggggatttttgtcccacattggttgagctatcaaagtaggtggaaacccttaggctatttaaggagttccaaggtctttgatacaattgcaccaatcactacctttagtcttgtgattacttctagtttgaaattccttgctctttgttttagaggggtgagaggttttcaaaggcttgtaagagtgtagtggttgtgagtcgagagggtgagaaatactgtgtgattgtaaaaatttatcatatagtaatttttcagtgGGTTGTGGTtttttctccggatttggagttgttagaaccgggtacacgatcgagatattacaaaatgaatattttgagatattacaactcaaaataattgaaaatattacacaagaaaataatttgagaaattacaactcaaataattttatacaactgaaaatatactgtataattaaattatacgtataaactaagtcgagtcgagatgaatctcttcccgcaagaagattatcgccccggtagtgctcttcggtttaggcgtatcttccccaaaggtaaaacgacttcgtctcgtcggatgtagcaccacaatccggcgagctccggcgaactgaataaggatcaagaactgagctagaggttgaggtggaatgcagaatttgatgtgagttgtgagttctcAGAGTCGTTAGTTCTGAGTTGTGAGTTCTAAGTTGTTAGTTATGAGTTCACAACACACccgtatttataggtgttaaacctagtgtgaacggccggtgtgaacggccggtgtgaacggaacgtcagtcaattccggcgggtgcggtaggtggccgcaatcgttgaacgcggtaggtggccgcaatcgttgaactcagaagttgaaactgattttccctcttcaacatccaaactttgacatacaatatctcactcaccggaaatcgattttgagacttcaagtatatcacgttgatctactcgagatgtagattaacatccaatcattattttaattaaataataaatatttaattaaataataatttccagatatggcattaaaaccatatttccaacaatcccccacatgagtgagaaatcagtatgcgaaagtatgcaaacacttagctcagtcctcttaagatacaacattgcatttggaaaggtagcttgtggctttgaacctgccatagtcaatattatcgagtataccggcggcctagtggattgtgttccttgaactagtcctcctcggtgtatactgagtcaacaatattgacacaatattgcttcaatccttattcgttctcacgtttgtttccattacaggccttggaacacctctttggattcataagtgtttcaatcgaagcggccccacttcacacttacataggtaactcttaactcaagtatcctgctatacttgtcctcttcgaggagttctagagtcattaaaagtcaaagacttaacctcaccacgtgcaggtttccgaacactcactgttctacaaggaataggcaattcgagtgttcaacacacggattttcatagcttagttgtcccattgaaccaagttcttgggatcctccagtcatcatggttgggttgccactatgattatccttaatttgtggacttcaaacccattccccctaacagtttatacatctgatctcgatggatactttttgtcaaaggatccgctatgttatcaattgatcttatataatcaattgtgataactccactagtgatcagatgtctcacggtattatgacgtcgacgaatatgtctcgacttaccgttatacaaatgattttgtgctcgtccgatagcagcttgactatcacaatgaattatcacggacgacacaggtttcgaccaacatggaatatcctcgaggaaatttttaagccactcggcttcttcaccagctttatccaaagctatgaattctgattccatggtcgatctagcaatacatgtttgcttcttggatttccaagacacagcaccaccccccacagtgaatacataaccgctcgttgaaaacgagtctttggcatcagatatccaatttgcatcacagtacccttcaagtacagagggttccctagtataatgaatcgcatagttttgagtatatttcaaatatctcaaaaccctttcaagagctttccaatgttcattactagggttagctgtaaagctgcccaacttgttgaccgagcatgctatatcgggacgagtgcaatttgttagatacaacaagctcccaataatcttcgcatattctatcgcgtcaacaggttctcccttgtgtacactcaaatgcacactaggttcccatggtgtcttagctattggcttgtcaaaagcgttgaatttctttaacactttctcaacgtagtgagattgtgttatagtaataccatcaggtcttcttagaattttaattccaaggataacatcagctaagcccatatctttcatgctaaaatttttacttagcatgcctttggtttcttgaatcactcgggaattacttcccatgatgagcatgtcatctacataaagacaaacaataacatattcgttattagaattcttaatgtagacacatttatcgcactcattgattctgaatccatttgacaacattacactgtcaaattttaaatgccattgaagcggtgcttgcttcaacccatataaagacctttgaagtttgcatactttgtgctcttgcccaggtactacaaacccttcaggttgcttcatatatatttcatcttccaactcgccatacaagaacgcagttttcacatccatttggtgaatctcgagattgtgcaaggcagcaatagcgagaagcatccgaatagatgttagtctggtcacaggt
It contains:
- the LOC130995731 gene encoding subtilisin-like protease SBT4.3 — translated: MSCPHVAGSAAYVKSLHPNWSPSAIKSALMTTAWKMDSKRDPLAEFAYGAGHIDPVKAVDPGLVYEKSEEDYFKMLCSLGNETAALIKIFQGNFTCPAGAPMGFLHKDLNYPSMTSRFPSNVETFLPKIHKNGYKCRARKLNIQGDSK